A window of the Phaseolus vulgaris cultivar G19833 chromosome 5, P. vulgaris v2.0, whole genome shotgun sequence genome harbors these coding sequences:
- the LOC137835376 gene encoding cyanidin 3-O-galactoside 2''-O-xylosyltransferase FGGT1-like translates to MYRSWLYVFESAGKGKLKIDQQRKKMDSSSLHIAMFPWFAMGHLTPYLHLSNKLAKRGHKISFFIPRRTQSKLEQFNLFPDLITFFPINVPHVEGLPHGAETTSDVSFSLGPLIMTAMDRTERDIELLLLDLKPQIVFFNFTYWLPNITSRLGIKSFQYFILSPATVSYTTAPPRMNHKGSLTELDLMQPPLGYPVSSIKLHAHEAKFLASKRNWEFGSGVLFYDRLNNGLMLSDAIGFKGCREIEGPFVDYLAEQFGKSVVLSGPIIPEPPNTVLDEKWSAWLGSFKDGSVVFCALGSEWKLPHGQFQELLLGLELTGLPFLAVVKVPIGFETIEAALPEGFKERIEGRGIVHSGWIQQQLILEHSSVGCFITHCGAGSLTEALVNKCQMVLLPQLDGDHIINARMMGSNLKVGVEVEKGEEDGWFTKESVSKAVKIVMDEENEVGREVRENHAKLRNFLVSHDLESICVDNFCQKLQNLFK, encoded by the coding sequence ATGTACAGAAGTTGGCTTTATGTGTTTGAATCTGCAGGAAAAGGAAAGCTGAAAATTGATCAgcagagaaaaaaaatggattCTTCTTCTTTGCACATAGCAATGTTTCCATGGTTTGCTATGGGACATTTAACTCCATATCTCCACCTCTCCAACAAGTTAGCAAAGAGGGGACACAAAATCTCCTTCTTCATCCCCAGAAGAACACAATCCAAGTTAGAGCAATTCAACCTCTTCCCAGATCTCATCACCTTTTTCCCTATCAATGTTCCTCATGTTGAAGGTCTTCCTCATGGTGCAGAAACCACTTCCGATGTGTCTTTTTCTTTAGGTCCACTCATTATGACGGCTATGGACCGCACTGAGAGGGATATAGAGCTTCTCCTCCTAGATTTAAAGCCGCAAATTGTTTTCTTTAACTTCACATATTGGCTACCAAACATCACTTCTCGCTTGGGGATCAAATCCTTTCAATACTTCATTCTTAGCCCTGCCACAGTATCTTACACTACAGCCCCTCCAAGGATGAACCACAAGGGTAGCTTAACTGAACTTGACCTTATGCAACCCCCTCTTGGTTACCCTGTATCATCTATCAAACTTCATGCACATGAAGCTAAGTTCCTTGCTTCTAAGAGGAACTGGGAGTTTGGTAGCGGTGTTCTCTTCTATGATCGCCTCAACAATGGTTTAATGCTATCAGATGCAATTGGGTTCAAAGGTTGTAGAGAAATTGAGGGGCCTTTTGTTGACTACCTTGCAGAGCAGTTTGGGAAGTCTGTTGTCCTTTCAGGACCTATCATACCTGAGCCACCTAACACTGTTTTGGATGAAAAGTGGAGTGCATGGCTTGGAAGTTTCAAGGATGGTTCTGTGGTTTTCTGTGCCCTTGGGAGTGAATGGAAACTACCACATGGTCAAttccaagaattgttgttgGGTCTTGAACTTACAGGACTTCCATTCTTGGCAGTTGTGAAAGTTCCTATTGGGTTTGAGACAATTGAAGCTGCACTCCCAGAAGGGTTTAAGGAAAGAATTGAAGGGAGAGGGATTGTCCACAGTGGATGGATACAACAGCAGTTGATTTTGGAGCACTCATCAGTGGGTTGCTTCATAACACACTGTGGAGCTGGTTCATTAACTGAGGCACTAGTGAATAAGTGTCAAATGGTGTTACTACCACAACTAGATGGTGATCATATTATTAATGCAAGGATGATGGGTAGCAACTTGAAGGTTGGGGTTGAAGTGGAGAAGGGTGAAGAAGATGGCTGGTTCACAAAGGAGAGTGTAAGCAAAGCAGTGAAAATTGTGATGGATGAAGAGAATGAGGTTGGCAGAGAAGTCAGGGAAAATCATGCAAAATTGAGGAATTTCTTGGTAAGTCATGATTTAGAGTCCATTTGTGTTGATAACTTTTGTCAGAAGCTTCAAAATTTATTCAAGTAA